A window of Actinobacillus suis ATCC 33415 contains these coding sequences:
- a CDS encoding ABC transporter ATP-binding protein: MALLRIENVGVKTSTGLTLVEPISLTLEQGKNITILGETGSGKSLLIQAIMGALPEGLEASGQIFVENSKTENTQLESLWGKTLVMLPQEPRRSLDPIMTIGKQLWESFFFVAKKDKQAAKTEGTNTLEHLGLKAWETAYPHQLSGGMAQRASFAVATAAGGKILLADEPTKGLDQKSKTNVIQLLKQTYQNQGGLLTITHDIEVAEQLGGEILVMRKGQLLEKGAAETSLANPQHSYTKALIAADPKHWQAVENSQNFAKNQPLVSVKHLSVARGKRTLFSELSFDLHQGEILGVVGHSGIGKSTLADVLCGLLKPKSGEVIWHSQQHKKHQVLKLYQDPPEAFAPTVSLQTLLDDVVNKHKLDRSQIPTLLQQLALSPEILTRNAENVSGGELQRVAILRALLLEPVLLFADEVTSRLDPITQKETIELLINQCRQRKCALVIVSHDPYLIEKSCDKVIDLTQFI, encoded by the coding sequence ATGGCACTATTACGCATTGAGAATGTTGGAGTAAAAACTAGCACAGGTTTAACCTTAGTTGAGCCGATAAGTTTAACGCTAGAACAAGGTAAAAATATCACGATTCTCGGTGAAACCGGCTCAGGGAAAAGCCTGTTAATTCAGGCAATTATGGGTGCTTTGCCAGAAGGACTTGAAGCAAGCGGTCAAATTTTTGTAGAAAATAGCAAAACCGAAAACACACAGCTAGAATCGCTTTGGGGTAAAACCTTGGTAATGTTGCCACAAGAGCCTCGCCGTTCTCTTGACCCAATTATGACGATTGGTAAACAGCTTTGGGAAAGTTTTTTCTTCGTAGCTAAAAAAGATAAACAAGCGGCAAAAACCGAAGGAACAAACACTCTTGAGCATTTGGGCTTAAAAGCATGGGAAACTGCATATCCGCACCAACTCTCCGGCGGTATGGCTCAACGAGCTTCTTTCGCTGTCGCTACGGCAGCCGGCGGTAAAATTTTATTAGCTGATGAGCCAACCAAAGGGCTCGATCAAAAAAGCAAAACCAATGTGATCCAATTACTAAAACAGACTTATCAGAATCAAGGCGGTTTGCTCACTATCACACACGATATTGAAGTTGCCGAACAATTAGGTGGCGAAATCTTAGTGATGAGAAAAGGGCAGTTATTAGAAAAAGGTGCTGCGGAAACATCGCTTGCTAACCCGCAACATTCGTACACCAAAGCCTTGATTGCCGCCGATCCGAAACATTGGCAAGCGGTCGAAAATTCGCAAAATTTTGCAAAAAATCAACCGCTTGTCTCGGTAAAACATCTGAGTGTTGCACGAGGTAAACGAACACTTTTCAGCGAACTTTCATTTGACTTACACCAAGGCGAAATCTTAGGTGTTGTCGGACATAGCGGTATCGGCAAAAGTACGCTCGCTGATGTGTTATGTGGTTTGCTTAAGCCTAAATCAGGCGAAGTAATTTGGCACAGCCAGCAACATAAAAAACACCAGGTATTGAAACTGTACCAAGATCCACCGGAAGCCTTTGCACCGACAGTCAGTTTACAAACACTTTTGGATGACGTGGTTAATAAACATAAGTTAGATCGTTCGCAAATTCCAACTTTACTGCAACAACTGGCTCTTTCTCCGGAAATTCTCACCCGTAATGCAGAAAACGTCTCAGGTGGTGAATTGCAACGTGTTGCGATCTTACGTGCATTATTGCTTGAGCCGGTGTTACTTTTTGCCGATGAAGTGACTTCTCGCTTAGATCCGATCACGCAAAAAGAGACGATTGAGTTATTAATCAATCAATGTCGCCAACGCAAATGTGCATTAGTGATTGTTAGCCATGATCCATATTTAATTGAGAAAAGCTGCGATAAAGTGATTGATTTAACTCAGTTTATTTAA
- the recN gene encoding DNA repair protein RecN, with amino-acid sequence MLTQLTVNNFAIVRHLTLELNEGMSVITGETGAGKSIAIDALSLCLGYRSESSMIRNGADKADITATFIMQPTSPAYSWLQQHELLDEDNPQECILRRMINQEGRSKAFVNNRPLPISQLRELGQYLIHLNGQHAPQLLLKSEYQLEVLDNYAGIHSLLNEMSSQYYCWKKLHQQVKNFRQQCQENEARKQLLQYQVDELDEFAIKQGEFEEMEETHSRLSNSEALTALSQGVTDLLSENELNVDSMLYKAIRHLEDLVEVDSRYQSALNMLNESLIQVQEASSEVSDLASKIEQDPDLLNELDGRISKTIQLARKHHVLPENLWQHHSLLQDELQKLVDFAGNEEQLIAEEQTAYQQSIQLAEQIYQKRLEAGKKLAEQVTAQIKHLSMENGEFFIDVQHDGKKLSSNGADAVEFNLRSNLGQQAQPLAKIASGGELSRISLAVQVLTANKLSTPTIIFDEVDVGISGPTATTVGKLLRQLGKKCQVLCVTHLPQVASYGHHHFNVQKYVENNQTETQMSLLTQAERVQALARLLGGSKITDAVLANAQEMLDLVE; translated from the coding sequence ATGCTCACTCAATTAACGGTTAATAATTTTGCGATTGTTCGTCACTTAACGTTAGAACTGAATGAAGGAATGTCGGTCATTACTGGCGAAACCGGTGCCGGTAAGTCCATTGCGATTGATGCGTTAAGCCTTTGCCTCGGCTATCGTTCGGAAAGTAGCATGATTCGTAATGGTGCAGATAAAGCGGATATTACCGCAACTTTTATTATGCAACCGACTAGCCCTGCTTATTCGTGGCTACAGCAACACGAGTTGTTAGATGAAGATAACCCGCAAGAATGTATTTTACGCCGTATGATTAATCAAGAAGGGCGTTCTAAAGCATTCGTGAATAATCGCCCGTTACCAATTTCTCAACTGCGAGAGTTAGGCCAATATCTGATTCATTTGAATGGGCAGCACGCACCGCAATTATTATTAAAAAGTGAGTATCAGTTGGAGGTATTGGATAACTATGCAGGTATCCATAGCTTGTTGAATGAAATGAGTAGCCAATACTATTGTTGGAAGAAATTACATCAGCAAGTTAAAAACTTTCGCCAACAATGCCAAGAGAATGAAGCTCGTAAACAGCTATTGCAATACCAAGTGGATGAGCTAGATGAGTTCGCGATTAAGCAAGGTGAATTTGAGGAAATGGAAGAAACGCATAGCCGATTATCCAATTCAGAAGCATTAACCGCATTATCCCAAGGGGTGACAGATTTACTGAGCGAAAATGAATTAAATGTCGATTCAATGTTATATAAGGCAATTCGTCATTTAGAAGATTTAGTCGAAGTTGATTCACGTTATCAATCAGCACTAAATATGCTAAATGAATCACTTATTCAAGTTCAGGAAGCTAGTTCTGAAGTAAGTGATTTAGCCAGCAAAATAGAGCAAGATCCGGATTTATTAAATGAATTAGATGGACGTATCAGTAAAACGATTCAATTAGCTCGCAAGCACCATGTATTGCCGGAAAACTTATGGCAACATCATTCGCTACTCCAAGATGAATTACAAAAGTTGGTGGATTTTGCCGGAAATGAAGAACAGTTAATAGCAGAGGAGCAAACCGCTTACCAGCAATCCATTCAGTTGGCTGAGCAAATTTACCAAAAGCGTCTTGAGGCAGGTAAAAAATTAGCGGAGCAAGTGACCGCACAAATCAAACATCTTTCAATGGAAAACGGTGAGTTTTTTATTGATGTACAACACGACGGTAAAAAGCTATCGAGTAACGGAGCTGATGCTGTTGAATTTAATTTGCGCAGTAATTTAGGGCAACAGGCTCAGCCGTTAGCCAAGATAGCTTCCGGTGGTGAGTTATCCCGTATTTCCTTGGCGGTACAGGTGTTGACGGCAAATAAATTATCCACACCGACAATTATTTTTGATGAGGTAGATGTTGGGATTAGCGGCCCGACAGCAACCACAGTTGGTAAGCTGTTACGCCAATTAGGTAAGAAATGTCAGGTACTTTGTGTAACCCATTTGCCGCAGGTGGCAAGTTACGGTCATCACCATTTCAATGTACAAAAGTATGTGGAAAATAATCAGACGGAAACTCAAATGTCGCTATTAACTCAAGCGGAACGAGTCCAGGCCTTAGCAAGATTATTAGGCGGAAGTAAGATTACTGATGCGGTGCTTGCTAATGCACAGGAGATGTTAGACTTAGTTGAATAA
- the lpxC gene encoding UDP-3-O-acyl-N-acetylglucosamine deacetylase, translating into MIKQRTLKQATKVTGIGLHSGKKVTLTLRPAPANTGIIYARTDLEPAVYFPASAESIRDTQLCTCMINDDGVRISTVEHLNAAMASLGLDNLIVEVDAPEIPIMDGSASPFIYLLLDAGIEEQDAPKKFIRIKETVRVEEGDKWAEMKPYSKGLKLDFTIDFSHPMISKDVRNFKMELSAENFIHKISRARTFTFMKDVEYLQSIGLALGGSLDNAIVLDEYRILNEEGLRYKDELVKHKMLDSIGDLFMCGYNILGDFSAYKSGHGLNNKLLRAILANENAWEFVTFEDKEQAPQGYRIGEQVFI; encoded by the coding sequence ATGATTAAACAAAGAACGCTAAAACAAGCAACCAAAGTAACAGGTATCGGCTTGCACAGCGGTAAAAAAGTAACGTTAACGTTACGTCCTGCCCCAGCTAATACGGGGATTATTTACGCTCGTACAGATTTAGAGCCAGCAGTTTATTTTCCTGCAAGTGCGGAATCCATTCGTGATACGCAACTTTGTACTTGTATGATTAATGATGACGGTGTACGTATTTCAACGGTTGAACACTTAAATGCGGCAATGGCTTCATTAGGTTTAGATAACTTAATTGTTGAAGTAGATGCGCCTGAAATTCCGATTATGGACGGCAGTGCGAGCCCATTCATCTATTTATTATTAGATGCTGGTATTGAAGAGCAAGATGCACCGAAAAAATTCATCCGTATCAAAGAAACGGTACGTGTGGAAGAAGGTGATAAATGGGCGGAAATGAAACCTTATAGCAAAGGTTTAAAATTAGATTTCACTATTGATTTTAGCCATCCGATGATCAGCAAAGATGTGCGTAATTTCAAAATGGAATTATCTGCTGAAAACTTTATTCACAAAATCAGCCGTGCAAGAACTTTCACCTTTATGAAAGATGTTGAATATCTTCAATCAATCGGCTTAGCATTGGGCGGTAGCCTTGATAATGCGATTGTATTAGATGAATATCGTATCCTGAATGAAGAAGGCTTACGCTATAAAGATGAGTTAGTGAAGCACAAAATGTTAGACTCAATCGGTGACTTATTTATGTGTGGCTATAATATCCTTGGTGATTTTAGCGCATATAAATCAGGACACGGCTTAAATAACAAGTTATTACGTGCAATCCTCGCTAACGAAAATGCTTGGGAATTTGTAACTTTTGAAGATAAAGAACAAGCGCCACAAGGGTATCGTATTGGTGAACAAGTCTTTATTTAA
- the ftsZ gene encoding cell division protein FtsZ — protein MFEPIYETTQDAVIKVVGVGGGGGNALNHMVDGNLNNEGVGGVEFFSVNTDAQVLRTSSVRQTIQIGANITKGLGAGANPNVGRQAAEEDREALSNMLAGADMVFISAGMGGGTGTGAAPVIADIAKSQGSLTVAIVTKPFRFEGNKRMSYAEQGIQELSKHVDSLIIIPNDKLLKVLPKNTKMMDAFKAANDILRNAVLGITDMITSPGLINVDFADVKTVMSEMGRAMMGTGIAEGEDRAERAAHDAVASPLLEDVDLSGAKGILVSISSGLDIELNEVDVIMDYIHSFAAPDATIVFGTSVYPEMEGKLRVTLVATGIGQAEELTLPRTPVLQQQVQQQVQAAYQPQAQPAQPAFAQPQQGYTQQPAQFSQSQPAAPKPQQVDSSQVWSPNSIPGFMRNGQ, from the coding sequence ATGTTTGAACCTATTTATGAAACAACACAAGATGCGGTAATCAAGGTTGTTGGCGTCGGTGGCGGTGGCGGTAATGCGCTAAACCATATGGTTGACGGAAACCTAAATAACGAAGGTGTTGGTGGCGTTGAGTTTTTCTCAGTGAATACGGATGCGCAAGTATTGCGTACAAGTTCTGTTCGCCAAACCATTCAAATTGGTGCGAATATCACTAAAGGTTTAGGTGCTGGCGCAAATCCGAATGTAGGTCGTCAAGCTGCAGAAGAAGACCGTGAAGCATTATCTAATATGCTTGCAGGTGCGGACATGGTATTTATCTCTGCCGGTATGGGTGGTGGTACGGGTACTGGTGCGGCACCGGTTATTGCAGATATTGCAAAATCACAAGGTTCATTAACAGTTGCAATCGTAACGAAACCGTTCCGTTTTGAAGGTAACAAACGTATGAGCTATGCGGAACAAGGCATTCAAGAGCTGTCTAAACACGTAGACTCATTAATCATCATCCCGAATGATAAATTATTAAAAGTATTACCGAAAAATACGAAAATGATGGATGCTTTTAAAGCGGCAAATGATATTTTACGCAATGCCGTTTTAGGGATTACCGATATGATTACTTCACCGGGTTTAATCAACGTGGACTTTGCAGACGTGAAAACAGTTATGTCTGAAATGGGACGTGCAATGATGGGTACCGGTATTGCAGAGGGTGAAGATCGCGCAGAGCGTGCGGCGCATGATGCGGTAGCAAGTCCTCTATTAGAAGATGTTGATTTATCCGGTGCAAAAGGTATCTTAGTAAGTATTTCATCAGGTTTAGATATTGAACTTAACGAAGTTGATGTAATCATGGATTATATCCATAGCTTTGCAGCTCCAGATGCAACAATTGTATTCGGTACATCGGTTTACCCTGAAATGGAAGGTAAATTACGTGTAACTTTAGTAGCGACAGGTATTGGTCAAGCAGAAGAATTAACTTTACCAAGAACGCCAGTGTTGCAACAACAAGTTCAGCAGCAAGTTCAAGCTGCATATCAGCCACAGGCACAACCGGCTCAGCCAGCGTTTGCGCAGCCTCAGCAAGGTTATACTCAGCAACCTGCTCAATTTAGCCAATCGCAACCTGCGGCACCAAAACCACAACAAGTTGATTCTTCTCAAGTTTGGTCTCCGAACTCCATTCCAGGGTTTATGAGAAACGGTCAGTAA